DNA sequence from the Lodderomyces elongisporus chromosome 5, complete sequence genome:
AATAATTCAACTcgtataaaataaaaacgaagaacgaaaaccaaaataaaaataacaatatatataagaagaaaaagaataaaagccAAAGTACCGAAGTATAAAATCGGCGATGAAAAGTTGAAGGTGGAAATAAGAAAtaggaaattgaagaataagaaggaaaaaaagaaaaaacaaagggGACACACACCCACACCCACAAACTCATCGACATTACCTAACGTAACATTAATCCTTCGGGGTCCCTGTAAAACTtgtttttctccttcttcttcttcatcatcatctgcTTTTTTTACCATCTAATTTCttaattttctatttttcttcataGGATGAGTGCTCGTAAGCTGGTGCTTGTTGCACGGTTCTATATCTCCTTTTTCCGGATCCAAACATTCCACAGCAGTGTCCCAAGAGGCTGAAAATCACCACTAATAGAGCTGCTGCCGCTGCtgaaaatgcaaatgcGTAGAAATTGATCGACAAGAATGACTTGATTCCAAATTCGCCTAAATCGTCATTGACTTTCCTTCTAACAAACACATAACACCCAGTGACTAACCCTGCAGCAATAATGGATGCGAGAAAGATGAGCACTTGAAACATAAAGTTGAGGAATGATAAGCAGCAATTGTCTGGTGAGATGCAGCATGCCATCAATTGTACAACGATTGAGATGAAGGATAATGCAGCGGTGATCAACATCAATGCAAAACTAGCAGTAGTCAAGTTGTTTAGTAAAGTCAAgtcattttgcaaattacCTGGCAAGTTCAAGTCCAGTGCAGATAAGTTGTCAATCAATAACTTCAATTCTGTCTTGTATTGTTGGGATAATTGGTTAATCTGTTGGGATTGTGTGTCGACACTAATGTCATCAATGGTTCTATTcatttcttgtttgaatATTTCCAAGGGatcaaagaagaagcctGCTTTTGGTGGAGAGCACCATGTATAATTGACGTTGGAGTTGTCAAAGTTTTTGTCTATCCAGTGACCCAAGGAATTGTCAAATGGTTCGGATCCATTACCGACTTTTTCACCACGGCAGTATCCCCAGAAACTGGTTGAGTATACGTCAGCAATCCCCAATTCCTGTGGAGAGACATTGTTTAGAACATCAGCAATGGCTGCAGTCAAATCGGAAGCGTCTGTGGGGATGGAGAGATCTGAGGGGAGGGAAATTCCTGATGGGAGCGAGATGCTTGCAGGGATGGAAATACTTGATGGGATTGAAGTTCCCAATGATGTTGCCAATCCTGCAACTTCCGAGCTAAAGCCTGGTTGGTTGATATAGCTTGTGGCTACTCCAATCCATGAGTTGACCTGGGATGGTAGTTGTAATCCTCCCGTCGTGGTTGTAggtgttgcagttgcagttgctgttgcttCAGTGTCTTGtgctcttttctttattttgttaCTGCCTGAACCAACCGATGTGCTTATGATTTGTCTCAAGTCTAAGCCATCCAAGTGGAAATTGATGAGGTATGTGGATGTTAAGtagttttcatttttatacGAACCGGTGATTGCAAAGCATGATAAGATCAAGCAGGCAAcagagaagaagatgagTATGACCCGAAAGCAAGCAAAGATCATTGTATGTGTTGGGGGGGAGCTAGGGGGGAAGGTAAGTGACTAGTTCTATAGTGATTTATagtgaaatgaaatgaaaggTAAATAATAGATTAGTTGTCAGCGATTGATTCAAAATGACAAGGGAAGAGGATGGGGATGGGGATGGGGAGGAAAGCGGAAATGATTctctatttatttatactCTGATCCATAGCCTCGTCAAGATGGGATTAGTTGATGAgtgtatttgtttcttattatttttttataaagggaagagagagagaaaggtTATGAAACTAAAGGACGGGGGGGTGGTAATACCGTGAACAAGACAAATagatatatacatatatattagGTGAGAGATAAATTTTTAAAGTTACAGTagcagcaaaaaaaaatggtgtGCGTATGTGCGTTAAAGAATTATTATGAAATATTTCTGcaaatgtttttgattccttaagcaaaaaaaaaaaaaaggaaaaagaaccCTTTGTTCTGTAGTGTTTCTGCAACTATGAATTTTGGTAAATGTAATAGACTCCAGTCCACAaaggtagtagtagtaggtATGCAGAGAGGTTAGTGGATGATGACAATGATaacaatgatgatggtgatggtgaaaGAGGGTTTATTGTACAAACAAATTGTGGAGATTTGTTACCATTAGTGCCACCAATAGTTGTATTTGTGTATGTAGCTAAGTACAAAAGTTTTGTATGGAGTATTATTTTTAGAAAAGAATGTTGTTCACACAGACCATTACACaaaatcaactttttttttaatttaattttttttttttttttttttttttgtattgctTGAAAGATCAAATCCGAGaaataaaaccaaaaaaactaaaGCAGGTTTACAAAGAGCAATATCTACAATAgattatgatgatgaaagaATAGAGACAACGTagttcaaaaaaaaatagtgaATAGTGAATGGGGATGGTTGTCAATCTGAAACACTGTTCTCGTGTAGCTATGAGAAATCattaacaaacaaagagtAAGAAGAATGCAAGAATCGGAGAGTGAATAAGAGGTTGTTTATTATGAGAGGGGGGAAAACGGGGGAGGAAGTAAAATATTGCTGGCTTAAATGTCTTTATGAGGAAGAgctaccaaaaaaaaaaagaagaacaaaaagaacaacaagaaagaaaggaggCTGGTTAATGTACTGCATATAGTAGAGTACTTTGTATActtctatatatatatatacatacagtGATTACATAATCATTGAGCAAagtaagaaaaataaaagggtCAACCAGGAGAAGCTGAAGAAGCTGAAGAAGCAAGAGAGTATACCATCTACCATTCTTCAAACATTTTCTATAGCTATTGATAAAGAGCCAGGTGTAATAAACTGTTACCTTATCTAGTGTGAATTTCTTATCCACTTTATTGGTAATCTCTCAGAACATTCAACTAGACGGAAACGAAAACGGAAACGAAAACTAATCATCAAACGGTATGCAACTAAATACGCTGCATAAACACCGTTAGTACCTATGAAGGCTTAGACACCAAAGCCTATTggttcttttatttttcttcttcttcttcttcttcgtcttcttgACCAATTGTGACATATCTTTCGAGCCTACTAGAACCACACATAGTCTCAAAGTTCATGATGTGCCAAGTAAAAGCTCAGTCTAGTACTAGAAGAAATGTAATATTCaccaaagaaaataaaagaaccaagataaaaaaggaatgaatagaaagggaaaagcaAACTAGAAAAGTAAGAACGACTAGGCAAGGCAAACCTAGACAAGAAAAGGCTATTTGGTACTTCGCCATCTTGTATtaaattctttatttttttttcttcgtcatttacttttttgcaACTGCCTCATTTTGCAtttaataaaagaaaaagcataAACAAGGGCTATGTAAATATTTCATCCTCTTATTAGCGCTATAGATCATTCATTCTCAGCTTTTTGTTAATTACATCCCCAGTATGTGTATTtactcctttttttttttgtctcttcaTCATTTGTAATCTTTGCCtacttgtgttttttttgcattttggtcttttttttcagaatTATAATTAACTCCGGAGATAGACTCGGTTTAAACGAAAAAGTACATACATAAACGAAAACCGAGGGCTTTGGAACAAATCACATCCAAGCCACAAAATAATTGGTACCGCTTTCTTCTAGTACAACATCTCTCCTAAATACCTGATCTTGTTGCTTTTaatattactattactatttaCTGACAAATATTATTGTCAATGTTATTCTTCTCTCCGCACCCTTCTATTCTTATACTACACCATTACTTTTGGGATTACCCATACTCTTTATCAATTGCACTAGCTGTTCACTTTTACATGCCACTTTgctgaaaaaaatttttgattctATTCTGGATCAcgaaataaatatatatgtattttttttttaaaaaaaaaaaaggaacagAAATAACTAACGGTTAAAATAACGATATGCTCAACATACTACAAATTACAAATTACAAAATACTCTATGCCACCTTCAACAATGTACTCCAAATGCTTAATTGCTCCATACGCAACACTTTAttcttcactttttttcaatactcGATGTAACCTTCCAACATCATACATTCTTGCCAGtgccccccccccctcccttCCTCTAGCCTCAGccgccaaaaaaaaagaaaataaagaaagacttcattttttctttttttggtaagAGATACCAAAATGGCCTAGAATATCCAGTTGGCAAGACCTTTGAACTTACTTGTCACCGCCTTATCCTCgttcttctctttcattGCCTTATACTCAAACTCGTGtgcttcaatttcatccaACCCACTGATCAAATCGGCATCTGCAGGTCTAATAAACTTGGTTTTCTTAATCACCTTCCACAAAATATACACTGCAAGCGAAACAAAAATCATAACATAACTAAAGAGGAAATCGTCAACCGACCAGTGACCAGGCATAAACACATGGTAGCCCAAGATTCCAATAATGCACCAATACATTACGGTGACAAAGTAAATCGAATATGGCTGGAACCATGACTTGTAAGTCAACTTATTCCGATCAATGTTCTGCGCCTTGCATGCATGGTAGAATCCAATATATGTGATACACATAAAGCCATAATTGAGCACTTGCGACCCAGTACACAAATTCACCATATAGTTCAATGCCTTGGAACTTGATGATCCCAATTGCATCAATGACAATAAGGAGAAACAAACAGATGCAAGCACACAGTAAATGGGAACTCCTTGTTTGGTACACTTTTCAAGGAATTTTGGCACAAACCCCTTTTTAGCCAAATTGTACAAACAACGAGATGAAGTGTAGGTGTATGAACAACCAGCAGAGAATGCTGATGTCAAGATGACTGCATTAACAATGTGGGGCAATACATGGATACCCAAGTTTTCCATAGCAACCACATATGGAGAAGATGCACCATTTGAGCTTTCTGAAGTCAAGCTCAAGTATCTGGGATCATTATATGCAATCAAGATGGACACACACAATGCACTACCAACATAAAAGATAACCAAACGATACAAAACCGTTCTAAAGGCAACTGGTAGAGTATGTCTTGGGTTAATTGCTTCACCAGCAGTCATACTCAAGTATTCACTTCCAACACAAGTGAAACTCGAAGACATACGAAGACTACCCAAAAAGCCTTGGAATCTCCCCAACGCACCTGTCGTGTACATCATTCCCATGGGTCCGCCTGCGACATGCCAATTTCTAAATCCAAACGCATCGCCTTTAGGGTTACCTCCACACATGGTAACAAGGGTAAAAAACAAGAGCCCAATACACAAGATCAACTTGAACAAAGAGAACCAAAACTCACACTCCCCAAACACTTTGACTGCATACAAGTTTATTGCTGcgtaaatgaaaatttgtATCGATAAGGTGATTGCTGGTGAGTAATCATCACGCCAGAAATGTATCATACCATTAACTGCAGTAATTTCAAAGGGGATATATAAACTTTGCATCACCCAGAAATTTACTGAGGAGGCAACTTCAAATGCTGGATCAATAACTCTTCCTGCCATATCGAGAAATGGCGAGTCTGTGGGCATGTAACAAACAAGTTCTCCCATTGCCGTTGTTAAAAGCATGATAAGCGTGGTTGATAAACAATAGGATAATAGTAGACCGAGTGGACCTCCATTAACCAAACCAGTGGTTCCAATAGTGACAAAAACACCAGTACCAATGGAACCACCTATTGCAATAAGTGAAATGTGTCTAGGAAGTAATTTTCTGTGGGTGCGGTTTTCCACCTTTGTTGATTGATCGGAATTAGATGTGGTGCTCACGCTATCAACAAATGTCTCCTTTGTGGCGGGATCGGCCCCATCTTGTACTTCCGATTTGGTATCTTTGCTGAACGGGCGATTCAGCCCTTTACTAAACCACATTTTGATCTATGAATCTTTTAGTGATAtgttaaaaagaaaaaaaaaaggaagaaaaaactgaaaactgaaaattgaaaactgAAAATTGCAATGATTAGGAGATGTTGTTtccttttgctttgttaTATTCTGTTTTGATTATATGGTTTAATGTTTATTATGCTTTGTTTTGGATAAAGATAGAGCTCTTCAACTATGTTTGATTCCTTAAGATTAGATGTATACACTATTTATgcctttgtttcttgatttcttaaatttattattcatattcatttttgaatttcattttcttaaACCAAAGGTCATCAGCGTTTGTATTTATGGTGAAATCTTTTTCCACAATAGATAATCCGTCCATTGTTTACTACTACTCCACATGCTAGATTATGAAATCGTTCACTTGTTACCTCTacattaaattttttatctttgtttttattttttttttatttttttaatattatttcttttcttttgattattGTGATTATTGTTCATATAATGGATATGTACATTTTATAttcatcttttctttgcaaatgtaatgtaagaaaaaacattgtttttttcttttctttttaatttctttcacttttttttggcaaaaagGGTGCTACTAAGGCATCTACTGTTATAATCCTATACCTTTTGTTTCATAACCAACTTAAACAGGAGTTGATAAATTATGTTTGCTATAGTAATTTCAATCTTGGTCATAAGCCATGGAGCGGCTATTGTTCACTTTTCTCTATACCAACTACGCACCACACACTTACACAAACACTTTTCACCCACTCGTCCACTCTATGGATGAGCCGACTTCTTTTATGGCAAAGTCTTCTTATACAActtatacatacata
Encoded proteins:
- the AGP2 gene encoding general amino acid permease agp2; translation: MWFSKGSNRPFSKDTKSEVQDGADPATKETFVDSVSTTSNSDQSTKVENRTHRKLLPRHISLIAIGGSIGTGVFVTIGTTGLVNGGPLGLLLSYCLSTTLIMLLTTAMGELVCYMPTDSPFLDMAGRVIDPAFEVASSVNFWVMQSLYIPFEITAVNGMIHFWRDDYSPAITLSIQIFIYAAINLYAVKVFGECEFWFSLFKLILCIGLLFFTLVTMCGGNPKGDAFGFRNWHVAGGPMGMMYTTGALGRFQGFLGSLRMSSSFTCVGSEYLSMTAGEAINPRHTLPVAFRTVLYRLVIFYVGSALCVSILIAYNDPRYLSLTSESSNGASSPYVVAMENLGIHVLPHIVNAVILTSAFSAGCSYTYTSSRCLYNLAKKGFVPKFLEKCTKQGVPIYCVLASVCFSLLSLMQLGSSSSKALNYMVNLCTGSQVLNYGFMCITYIGFYHACKAQNIDRNKLTYKSWFQPYSIYFVTVMYWCIIGILGYHVFMPGHWSVDDFLFSYVMIFVSLAVYILWKVIKKTKFIRPADADLISGLDEIEAHEFEYKAMKEKNEDKAVTSKFKGLANWIF